The following coding sequences are from one Arachis hypogaea cultivar Tifrunner chromosome 7, arahy.Tifrunner.gnm2.J5K5, whole genome shotgun sequence window:
- the LOC112702384 gene encoding protein yippee-like yields the protein MGRMFVTHLEGKFYSCKHCRTHLALCQDIVSKSFHCRHGKAYLFSKVVNVSLGKNEERQMMTGWHTVADIFCVGCGSIVGWKYETAHEKTQKYKEGKSVLERYKVSGPDGSNYWVSHEAHVGGSDVDDA from the exons ATGGGGAGGATGTTTGTGACACATCTTGAAGGGAAGTTCTATAGTTGTAAACACTGCCGCACCCATCTCGCTCTTTGTCAAGACATCGTCTCCAAG TCTTTCCACTGCAGACATGGGAAAGCTTATCTCTTCAGTAAGGT CGTGAACGTTTCTCTTGGTAAAAACGAGGAGAGACAGATGATGACTGGGTGGCATACTGTGGCAGACATTTTCTGTGTTGGTTGTGGATCGATTGTGGGTTGGAAATAT GAAACTGCCCATGAAAAAACCCAGAAGTACAAGGAAGGAAAATCTGTCCTTGAACG GTACAAGGTTTCAGGTCCTGATGGCAGCAATTATTGGGTCAGCCATGAGGCACATGTTGGTGGGAGTGATGTAGATGATGCTTAG